The Pseudoalteromonas tunicata genome segment ACATAGTGTTATCTGTTTTTAGCTGCTAGATCACAAATTAAAAAAAAATCAATATTGAACTTGTGGATAAAGTCGATTCATAATGTCATGCTATATTGCGTTTAAGTACGCTATTTCTGTATCGTATTGATGAACGGGAATACTGTTTCAGCACTGGGAGTTAACTGTGTATCTGTCGGTTTGGCAAAGTTGTTTATATGTCCTACAAGATGAACTACCTTCACAACAATTTAGCATGTGGGTTCGTCCATTGCAGGCGGAAAGTACCGAGGATACCTTGACCATTTACGCACCTAATCGTTTTGTTCTTGATTGGGTAAGAGAAAAGTATTTAAACCGTATTAATGAGTTATTAGTAGAAATTTGTGGTAATGAAACGCCAACATTGCGCTTTGATGTAGGCAGTAAACCGGTTTTAAATAAGCCTGCACCTGCTGTTGTTTCTGAAGCACAAAATCCACCGGCTAATAAAACTCGTGCAGAAGTCAGCTCACCACAACAGGTCGAGCCTGCTCTAAAAAACGCACATAAATCAAATATTAAAGAAACTTACACCTTTGACAGTTTTGTTGAAGGTAAGTCTAATCAGTTGGCCAAAGCAGCTGCTTCACAAGTTGCAGATAATCCTGGTACCGCGTTTAACCCAGTATTTATTTATGGTGGCACTGGTTTAGGTAAAACTCATTTATTACACGCAGTTGGTAATGGTATTTTAGCCAATAAACCTAATGCTAAAATAGCTTATATGCATTCTGAGCGTTTTGTGCAAGACATGGTTCGTGCACTACAAAATAATGCTATTGAAGAATTTAAACGCTATTACCGAAGTGTTGATGCGCTGTTAATTGATGACATTCAATTCTTTGCCAATAAAGAGCGCTCACAAGAAGAATTTTTTCATACCTTTAATGCGTTACTCGAAGGTAATCAGCAGATCATTTTAACATCCGATCGTTATCCTAAAGAGATCGAAGGGGTTGAGGATCGCTTAAAATCGCGTTTTGGTTGGGGTTTAACTATTGCAATTGAACCACCTGAACTTGAAACTCGGGTTGCGATTTTGATGAAAAAAGCACAGCAAAGTAAAATAAAACTACCTGAAGAGGTGGCCTTTTTTATTGCCAAAAGATTACGTTCTAATGTTCGTGAGTTAGAGGGTGCACTTAATAGAGTGATAGCGAATGCTAACTTCACTGGTCGTCCTATAACCATTGATTTTGTTAAAGAAGCATTACGTGATCTCTTAGCTTTACAAGATAAATTGGTGACGATTGATAATATCCAACGTACAGTCGCTGAATATTATCGGATCCGAGTATCAGATCTATTATCTAAGCGTCG includes the following:
- the dnaA gene encoding chromosomal replication initiator protein DnaA, which translates into the protein MYLSVWQSCLYVLQDELPSQQFSMWVRPLQAESTEDTLTIYAPNRFVLDWVREKYLNRINELLVEICGNETPTLRFDVGSKPVLNKPAPAVVSEAQNPPANKTRAEVSSPQQVEPALKNAHKSNIKETYTFDSFVEGKSNQLAKAAASQVADNPGTAFNPVFIYGGTGLGKTHLLHAVGNGILANKPNAKIAYMHSERFVQDMVRALQNNAIEEFKRYYRSVDALLIDDIQFFANKERSQEEFFHTFNALLEGNQQIILTSDRYPKEIEGVEDRLKSRFGWGLTIAIEPPELETRVAILMKKAQQSKIKLPEEVAFFIAKRLRSNVRELEGALNRVIANANFTGRPITIDFVKEALRDLLALQDKLVTIDNIQRTVAEYYRIRVSDLLSKRRSRSVARPRQVAMALSKELTNHSLPEIGDAFGGRDHTTVLHACRKIKSLREETHEIKEDYQNLIRTLSS